A stretch of Microcoleus sp. FACHB-68 DNA encodes these proteins:
- a CDS encoding ATP-binding protein, whose protein sequence is MPPKILFVDDELPFEALIKRHFRKEIRAKMLDLIFASNGVEALAKLKAESPVDLVVTDINMPEMDGLTLLDKINVLDPTLKTVVLSAYGDMKNIRTAMNRGAFDFLNKPIDFQDLEITINRALDQVRQIRENQQKLLSAQTQLIQSEKMSALGQLIAGVAHEINNPVGYITGNIEIAEEYLQDLIDLLNLYQEQFPDPGPEISKKMQDIGLDALVNDMPLLISSMREGTDRICLLSTSLRTFSRSDMSSKVAFNIHDGLDSTLLILKYRLKGKMNRPAIEVIKEYGSLPLVMCYPGQLNQVFMNIIANAIDAIDEFSEEGLSNEIKEVCHIVKIHTELTADEKGVVIRISDNGPGIPEDVQQHVFEYLFTTKPVGSGTGLGLSISYQIVVEKHGGKLSCVSAPGQGAEFIIEIPLE, encoded by the coding sequence ATGCCACCCAAAATTTTATTTGTAGATGATGAATTGCCTTTTGAAGCCCTAATTAAACGGCATTTCAGGAAAGAAATTAGGGCAAAAATGCTGGATTTAATTTTTGCTTCTAATGGGGTAGAAGCGCTAGCCAAGTTGAAAGCAGAATCTCCTGTTGATCTCGTCGTCACCGATATCAATATGCCAGAAATGGACGGTCTAACATTGCTTGATAAAATTAATGTTTTAGATCCAACCCTCAAAACGGTGGTGCTTTCAGCTTATGGGGATATGAAAAATATTAGAACGGCGATGAATCGGGGTGCTTTTGACTTTCTCAACAAGCCCATTGATTTTCAAGACTTAGAAATTACAATTAACAGAGCTTTAGATCAGGTACGGCAAATCAGAGAAAATCAACAAAAACTGTTATCTGCTCAGACTCAACTCATCCAAAGCGAAAAAATGTCCGCCCTCGGCCAGCTCATTGCCGGTGTCGCGCACGAAATTAACAACCCAGTTGGCTATATTACCGGCAATATTGAAATTGCTGAAGAGTATCTTCAAGACTTAATTGATCTGTTAAATCTCTATCAGGAGCAGTTTCCTGATCCAGGGCCAGAAATTTCTAAGAAAATGCAGGATATTGGTCTGGATGCTTTAGTCAATGATATGCCTTTACTGATCTCATCCATGAGAGAGGGAACGGATCGCATTTGCTTGCTAAGTACGTCACTGCGAACGTTTTCTCGTTCCGATATGTCTTCTAAGGTAGCCTTTAATATCCATGATGGACTTGATAGCACCCTGCTGATTTTGAAGTACCGGCTTAAAGGGAAGATGAACCGGCCTGCTATTGAGGTGATTAAAGAATATGGGTCATTGCCGTTAGTAATGTGCTACCCCGGACAGCTCAATCAGGTGTTTATGAATATCATTGCGAATGCGATTGACGCCATTGATGAGTTTAGTGAGGAGGGATTATCGAATGAAATCAAGGAAGTTTGCCATATAGTTAAAATTCATACAGAGTTAACGGCAGATGAGAAGGGTGTTGTGATTCGGATTTCTGACAATGGGCCAGGAATCCCAGAAGATGTGCAACAGCACGTATTTGAATACTTATTCACGACAAAACCTGTCGGCAGCGGCACAGGTTTGGGATTGTCAATTAGCTATCAAATTGTGGTGGAAAAACACGGAGGAAAACTTAGTTGTGTGAGTGCACCCGGACAGGGGGCGGAATTTATTATAGAGATTCCCCTTGAGTAA
- a CDS encoding CHASE2 domain-containing protein, with product MRMLGFFQLLELSALDQLFRLRPLEKPDSRIVIVGIDESDLKKVGKWPIPDTVLAQLLKKVQQQKPRAIGLDIYRDLPVEPGYGELVQVFESTPNLIGIQKVVGYGLNQTVAPSPLLSKLGKTSANDFPWDVDGKIRRGFLYLKGKEGKNVYSLGFKLAWLYLEEEGIQPKMKNEIQIQLGQAIFTPFETNDGGYVGASAQGYQILLNYRGPQQTFETVSLADVLENRIKPNLMRDRIVLIGSTAKSVKDYLLTPYSSNLVSIPQPMAGVEIHANMTSQIISAALEGRSLIKTLSEPLEWLWILGWSALGATLTCKWRDIDGVAKISFLRTGSRIVLFSGILIGSGYIAFVGNLWVPVFPALLTLIGATIVKTGYTLWENLKLSYKQIEEYSRTLEVKVEQRTQELQTKNEELDGTLQQLRAAQKQMIAQEKLASLGSLTAGIAHEIRNPLNFVTNFATISVDLAQELKEEIENQTENLEAEAVEYINEIFTDLTESVVEIEKQGKRIESILLGMMMHAQQETGKPELTALNSLLAESVQLAYQSFRANKETVEIMLKLQYDEPLGDFYIVPQDISKAVVNIINNACYTVNQKKKVLGDKFTPIIEIKAINLEDRAEIYIGDNGEGISQDIIDKIFNPFFTTKPPGEGTGLGLSITHEIIVGQHQGEIKVKSVLDSHTEFIIVLPRNALESQTVVR from the coding sequence ATGCGAATGCTTGGCTTCTTCCAGCTGTTAGAATTGTCTGCTTTAGATCAATTATTTCGCCTGCGTCCCTTAGAAAAACCCGACTCACGCATTGTCATTGTTGGCATCGATGAGTCCGATTTGAAAAAAGTAGGAAAATGGCCGATTCCGGATACTGTACTGGCGCAATTGCTGAAGAAAGTGCAACAGCAGAAACCGAGAGCGATCGGTCTGGACATCTATCGAGATTTGCCGGTGGAGCCTGGTTACGGAGAATTAGTTCAGGTTTTTGAATCTACCCCAAACTTGATCGGTATCCAGAAAGTCGTTGGCTATGGACTCAATCAAACTGTCGCTCCATCGCCGCTGCTCAGTAAGTTGGGTAAAACCAGTGCCAATGATTTTCCTTGGGATGTGGATGGCAAGATCCGGCGCGGCTTTTTGTATCTAAAAGGCAAAGAAGGCAAAAATGTATATAGTTTAGGATTTAAGCTAGCTTGGCTATATCTGGAAGAAGAAGGCATTCAACCAAAGATGAAAAATGAAATTCAGATTCAGCTAGGTCAAGCAATCTTTACGCCTTTTGAAACAAATGATGGTGGATACGTGGGTGCTTCCGCTCAAGGCTATCAAATTTTGTTGAACTACCGGGGACCGCAACAAACATTTGAAACAGTGTCGCTAGCCGATGTATTGGAAAATAGAATCAAGCCAAACTTGATGCGCGATCGCATTGTCCTGATCGGCTCTACGGCAAAAAGTGTCAAAGATTACTTGCTAACTCCCTACAGTAGCAACTTAGTATCTATTCCTCAGCCAATGGCCGGCGTTGAAATTCACGCTAATATGACCAGCCAAATTATCAGCGCAGCTTTAGAGGGAAGATCACTAATAAAAACGCTGAGTGAACCCCTAGAGTGGCTGTGGATTTTGGGTTGGTCTGCGCTTGGTGCCACACTAACCTGTAAATGGAGAGATATCGACGGTGTAGCTAAAATTTCATTTCTGCGAACCGGCAGCAGAATAGTGCTCTTCAGTGGCATTCTCATCGGCTCTGGCTACATTGCTTTTGTCGGAAACTTGTGGGTTCCTGTATTTCCAGCCTTACTGACTTTGATCGGAGCTACGATTGTTAAAACAGGTTACACCCTTTGGGAAAATTTGAAACTTTCTTACAAGCAAATCGAGGAGTATTCGCGTACGCTTGAAGTAAAAGTTGAGCAGCGAACCCAGGAATTACAGACTAAAAATGAAGAACTTGATGGAACTTTGCAACAGTTGAGAGCGGCACAGAAACAGATGATCGCTCAAGAGAAATTGGCTTCTTTGGGTTCTCTCACCGCCGGAATTGCCCATGAAATTAGAAATCCTCTTAATTTTGTTACCAATTTTGCCACCATTTCTGTGGATTTGGCGCAAGAACTTAAAGAAGAAATTGAAAATCAAACAGAAAACTTAGAAGCTGAAGCTGTTGAATATATTAATGAAATTTTTACTGATTTAACAGAAAGTGTGGTTGAAATAGAAAAACAGGGCAAAAGAATCGAAAGTATTCTTTTGGGGATGATGATGCACGCTCAGCAAGAAACCGGCAAACCCGAACTGACTGCGCTGAATTCCTTATTAGCCGAATCAGTTCAACTTGCTTATCAGAGTTTCCGGGCTAATAAAGAAACTGTTGAAATTATGTTGAAACTTCAGTATGATGAGCCTTTAGGTGACTTTTACATAGTTCCTCAAGATATTAGCAAAGCTGTGGTTAATATTATCAACAATGCTTGTTATACAGTTAACCAAAAGAAGAAAGTGTTAGGCGATAAATTTACTCCAATTATTGAAATAAAAGCTATCAACTTGGAAGACCGTGCTGAAATTTACATAGGAGATAACGGTGAGGGCATTTCACAAGATATTATAGATAAAATATTTAATCCATTTTTTACAACCAAACCGCCTGGAGAGGGAACAGGTTTGGGTTTGTCTATCACGCATGAAATTATTGTCGGCCAGCATCAAGGAGAAATAAAAGTAAAAAGCGTTCTAGACTCGCATACAGAATTTATCATAGTCTTGCCAAGAAACGCGCTTGAGAGCCAAACAGTTGTTCGGTGA
- a CDS encoding CHAT domain-containing protein: MSSRGRSRNTLILGIFLGVGAIVWIEAFELKPVLALPIVPAADGTGTIVTPDGNRFDIGGGKLSQDGANLFHSLERFGLNSGQTANFLSTPEIRNILTRVTGGNASIINGLIQITGGNSNLFLINPAGIVFGPNASLNVPAAFTATTANSVGFNSGWFNATGNNDYAALVGTPSAFTFIPPNPGAIVNSGALGVKSGQNLTLLGGTVINTGTLSAPKGQITVAAVPGESTVRITQQGHLLSLDVKQDSGNIQPTISPVQLPQLLTGDGGNHATGLTVNTDGTVQLSGSGLKVPNQAGVAIVAGSVDVSNTQGQVLSPGGNIDILGNIVGLADAKINASGTVGGGNVRIGGDYQGMGLVPNAAHTYVSRNSQITADAIAAGNGGRVIVWSDKVTRFYGNLSARGSNTGGDGGFAEISGKESLAFDGTADLSAPNGELGTLVLDPENIIIVDGNNGADDNQLDDGQILATDPGETYTISQNNIQRLLRNGAVILEATNNITIDSDFQVSGTNGSLTFTADADSDGNGAFVAQGMRFPNPGTNEIELNISAASITIGDIATELRSINFNSTGSIELGAVDTTHNSGNAGNVTLDAGGNINVESINAQGATNQGGNVTITTQQFLRVGGSFVDQNGRAASISTAGSPGGSITINHGGGSTNPVTPFIVGDAGTNGTAARITTGADNTILPTVEFREAYTLGNIQINPLTSQTPEPTPEPTPAPIPTPTPEPTPEPTPEPTPEPTPEPTPEPTPEPTPEPTPEPTPEPTPEPTPEPTPEPTPEPTPEPTPEPTPEPTPEPTPEPTPEPTPEPTPEPTPEPTPTPVPAPNPIPVPVPIPTPTPVPAPNPIPVPAPTPGTGSLLTPIPTPSPILTPSPSNGSISTPTPSPSGGSISTPTPSPSNGSISTPTPSPSNGSISTPTPSPSNGSISTPTPSPSGGSISTPTPSPSGGSISTPTPSPSNGSISTPTPSPSDGSISTPTPSPSSDGSISTPTPSPSSDGSISTPTPSPSDGSISTPTPSPSDGSISTPTPSPSDGSISTPTPSSDGSTSTPTPSSDGSTSTPTPSPSDGSISTPTPSPSDGSVSTPSPSSDGSVSTPSPSSDGSISTPSPSSDGSVSIPSPSSDGSVSTPAPSPTPSPSPSRYSSSSKTQNSADRSTGLPTDARPLPRVARATGVPTAEVPEFTGSVSNFSSNIISKFSVADSTGQLKSDSFVNKAESFSISTENNLSVFKSANEQAPTLQATNRSDIQNLIEKGNFAQAVAMTDRFYSEEFEGYLGRQFPVSYLSYSGIQSKLNEMAALTGTKAVVIYTFVEADQLNLLLVPLTGKPIYKSVPAANAKVLMEQVRKLQQQIGDPTQRRTTSYLAASQQLYQWLIAPLEGELQQLDVDTLMFSMDTGLRTLPVAALHNGQQFLVEKYSLSLIPSLVLTDDRYVDVRNASVLAMGMSQFLDQPPLPAVPVEIASISENLWSGQAFLNQASTLENLQRERRKQSFGIIHIATHGEFKPGEVNNSYIQLWDEKLGLDEMEQLKWHDPPVNLLVLSACRTAVGDSQAELGFAGLAVQTGASSALASMWYANDAGTLGLMSEFYKSLHSVPIKAEALRRAQIAMLQGDVHLQNGQMMGSFGKLALPPELTALGNRNLKHPYYWAGFTMIGSPW; the protein is encoded by the coding sequence ATGTCGTCACGGGGAAGAAGCAGAAACACTCTGATTCTCGGAATCTTTCTGGGAGTGGGAGCAATTGTTTGGATAGAAGCGTTTGAATTAAAGCCGGTACTCGCTTTACCGATCGTTCCTGCTGCCGATGGCACCGGCACCATTGTTACCCCTGACGGCAACCGCTTTGATATCGGGGGGGGAAAGTTATCTCAAGATGGAGCGAACCTATTCCACAGCTTGGAGCGGTTTGGCCTCAATTCAGGCCAGACTGCCAACTTTCTCTCTACCCCGGAAATTCGCAATATTTTAACTCGCGTTACCGGCGGCAATGCTTCCATCATTAATGGATTAATTCAAATCACCGGCGGCAACTCAAACTTATTTTTAATCAACCCAGCCGGCATAGTATTTGGCCCGAACGCATCTTTAAACGTGCCGGCAGCTTTCACCGCCACAACCGCTAACAGTGTCGGTTTTAATTCAGGCTGGTTTAACGCAACGGGTAACAACGACTACGCTGCCTTAGTCGGCACTCCCAGCGCCTTTACCTTCATCCCTCCCAATCCGGGCGCAATCGTCAACAGTGGCGCTCTGGGGGTAAAATCGGGCCAAAACTTAACCTTGCTCGGTGGCACTGTAATCAACACCGGCACTCTTTCTGCCCCCAAAGGTCAAATTACCGTCGCCGCAGTCCCCGGCGAAAGCACCGTACGCATTACCCAACAAGGGCATCTTCTCAGCCTGGATGTCAAACAGGATTCGGGGAACATCCAACCGACAATATCGCCAGTGCAATTGCCTCAGTTACTCACCGGCGATGGCGGAAATCACGCAACAGGTTTAACAGTCAACACGGATGGCACAGTACAGCTAAGCGGTTCCGGGCTAAAAGTACCTAATCAAGCCGGTGTGGCAATCGTAGCCGGTTCAGTGGATGTGTCAAACACTCAAGGGCAGGTTCTCTCACCGGGCGGCAATATCGACATCTTAGGCAATATAGTCGGACTAGCCGATGCCAAGATAAACGCTTCAGGCACAGTCGGTGGCGGGAATGTGCGGATCGGCGGCGATTATCAGGGAATGGGCTTAGTGCCAAATGCTGCCCATACCTATGTCAGCAGAAATTCACAGATTACGGCAGACGCCATAGCAGCCGGCAATGGGGGTCGTGTCATCGTTTGGTCTGACAAAGTCACCCGATTTTATGGCAATCTCAGTGCTCGTGGCAGCAACACTGGTGGGGACGGGGGTTTTGCTGAAATCTCAGGGAAAGAAAGCCTCGCCTTTGATGGAACAGCCGATCTGAGCGCACCGAACGGCGAGTTAGGAACTTTGGTACTAGACCCAGAAAATATCATCATTGTCGATGGCAATAACGGAGCAGATGACAACCAGTTAGACGATGGTCAAATATTGGCTACAGATCCGGGAGAAACCTACACAATTTCTCAAAATAATATTCAAAGACTTTTGCGAAATGGGGCAGTTATCTTAGAAGCGACAAACAATATCACGATTGATAGTGATTTTCAGGTAAGCGGCACCAATGGCTCACTAACTTTTACAGCAGATGCGGACAGTGATGGGAATGGGGCATTTGTGGCGCAAGGTATGCGCTTCCCAAACCCAGGAACGAACGAGATAGAGCTAAACATTTCAGCAGCGAGTATAACAATTGGCGACATTGCAACAGAGCTGAGAAGTATTAACTTCAACAGTACAGGTTCGATTGAGCTAGGCGCTGTAGACACCACCCATAACTCTGGAAATGCGGGGAATGTTACCTTGGATGCCGGTGGCAACATTAATGTCGAGTCTATTAACGCCCAAGGTGCTACTAACCAAGGGGGTAATGTTACTATCACCACCCAGCAATTTTTACGAGTGGGCGGCTCCTTTGTTGACCAAAATGGGAGAGCCGCCAGTATCTCTACTGCCGGCTCTCCGGGGGGTTCGATTACGATCAACCACGGAGGTGGCAGCACTAACCCAGTCACACCCTTTATCGTAGGAGATGCCGGCACTAACGGAACTGCCGCCAGGATTACAACTGGGGCTGACAATACAATTTTACCTACCGTAGAGTTTCGTGAAGCCTACACCTTGGGCAATATTCAGATCAATCCTTTAACCTCACAAACGCCGGAACCAACCCCGGAACCAACGCCGGCACCCATACCAACCCCAACACCAGAACCAACACCAGAACCGACACCAGAACCAACACCAGAACCAACACCAGAACCGACACCAGAACCAACACCAGAACCGACACCAGAACCGACACCAGAACCGACACCAGAACCAACACCAGAACCAACACCAGAACCAACACCAGAACCAACACCAGAACCAACACCAGAACCAACACCAGAACCAACACCAGAACCAACACCAGAACCAACACCAGAACCGACACCAGAACCAACACCAGAACCGACACCAGAACCGACACCAGAACCAACACCAACACCAGTACCGGCACCTAATCCCATACCTGTTCCGGTACCCATACCAACCCCAACACCAGTACCGGCACCCAATCCCATACCCGTTCCGGCACCCACACCAGGAACTGGTTCACTACTAACGCCCATACCGACGCCGTCACCCATTCTGACGCCGTCGCCATCAAACGGCTCAATTTCAACACCAACACCGTCGCCATCAGGCGGCTCAATTTCAACACCAACACCGTCGCCATCAAACGGCTCAATTTCAACACCAACACCGTCGCCATCAAACGGCTCAATTTCAACACCAACACCGTCGCCATCAAACGGCTCAATTTCAACACCAACACCGTCGCCATCAGGCGGCTCAATTTCAACACCAACACCGTCGCCATCAGGCGGCTCAATTTCAACACCAACACCGTCGCCATCAAACGGCTCAATTTCAACACCAACACCGTCGCCATCAGACGGCTCAATTTCAACACCAACACCGTCCCCGTCATCAGACGGCTCAATTTCAACACCAACACCGTCCCCGTCATCAGACGGCTCAATTTCAACACCAACACCGTCGCCATCAGACGGCTCAATTTCAACACCAACACCGTCGCCATCAGACGGCTCAATTTCAACACCAACACCGTCGCCATCAGACGGCTCAATTTCAACACCAACACCGTCATCAGACGGCTCAACTTCAACACCAACACCGTCATCAGACGGCTCAACTTCAACACCAACACCGTCGCCATCAGACGGCTCAATTTCAACACCAACACCGTCGCCATCAGACGGCTCAGTTTCAACACCGTCCCCGTCATCAGACGGCTCAGTTTCAACGCCGTCCCCGTCATCAGACGGCTCAATTTCAACACCGTCCCCGTCATCAGACGGCTCAGTTTCAATACCGTCCCCGTCATCAGACGGCTCAGTTTCAACACCGGCACCCTCACCAACGCCGTCACCGTCACCCAGCCGTTACTCATCTTCATCAAAAACTCAAAATTCTGCTGACAGATCAACAGGTTTACCAACAGATGCTAGACCCCTGCCACGAGTAGCAAGAGCAACAGGAGTCCCCACAGCAGAAGTGCCTGAATTTACAGGCAGTGTTAGCAACTTTTCGAGCAATATCATTTCCAAGTTCTCGGTTGCCGACTCTACTGGACAGCTCAAGAGCGATTCATTTGTCAACAAGGCTGAGTCCTTTTCTATCTCAACAGAAAACAACCTTTCTGTTTTCAAATCAGCAAATGAGCAAGCGCCGACTCTGCAAGCCACTAACCGCAGCGACATTCAAAATCTGATTGAGAAAGGCAACTTTGCTCAAGCCGTGGCAATGACTGATCGCTTTTATAGCGAAGAATTTGAGGGGTATTTAGGCCGGCAATTCCCAGTATCTTATTTGTCTTATTCAGGGATACAGAGCAAACTAAATGAGATGGCTGCCCTTACAGGAACCAAGGCAGTGGTTATCTATACCTTTGTGGAAGCCGATCAATTAAATCTGCTGCTAGTTCCCCTCACAGGCAAACCTATTTATAAAAGCGTACCGGCAGCCAATGCTAAAGTGCTGATGGAACAAGTGAGAAAACTTCAGCAACAAATTGGCGATCCGACTCAACGCCGAACCACAAGCTATTTAGCAGCATCCCAGCAACTCTATCAGTGGCTCATTGCTCCTCTAGAGGGTGAGTTGCAACAGCTAGATGTCGATACACTGATGTTTAGTATGGACACAGGGTTGCGGACATTGCCGGTAGCGGCTTTACATAACGGTCAGCAGTTTTTGGTAGAAAAATACAGTTTGAGCTTGATTCCCAGCTTGGTTTTAACCGATGATCGCTATGTAGATGTAAGAAACGCTTCAGTCCTGGCAATGGGAATGTCACAGTTTCTTGACCAACCTCCTTTGCCGGCAGTGCCGGTGGAAATCGCCTCGATCTCGGAAAATCTGTGGTCAGGACAAGCTTTTCTCAATCAAGCGTCTACTCTCGAAAATTTGCAACGAGAACGCAGAAAGCAGTCGTTTGGCATCATTCACATAGCCACTCACGGAGAGTTTAAACCGGGTGAGGTCAATAACTCGTACATCCAGTTATGGGATGAAAAGCTAGGTCTCGATGAGATGGAGCAGTTAAAATGGCATGACCCACCTGTAAATTTATTGGTGCTCAGTGCTTGCCGCACAGCCGTTGGAGATTCGCAAGCCGAACTCGGCTTTGCAGGGTTAGCGGTGCAAACCGGCGCGAGTTCGGCACTAGCAAGTATGTGGTACGCTAACGATGCCGGCACGCTAGGGCTGATGAGCGAGTTTTACAAGTCTTTGCACTCAGTCCCCATCAAGGCAGAGGCATTAAGAAGGGCGCAGATAGCAATGCTTCAGGGAGACGTGCATTTGCAAAATGGTCAGATGATGGGGAGCTTCGGGAAACTAGCGCTGCCTCCGGAACTGACCGCACTAGGGAATCGAAACTTAAAACACCCTTATTATTGGGCCGGCTTTACAATGATAGGCAGTCCTTGGTAG
- a CDS encoding DUF928 domain-containing protein codes for MILKNLLQPLATVSGVLVLGLVVGSGFNSPAQASSQPALRDQNLTLPQKISEAFQPPDRGAPPSTADGGARGSCGLYKPGEKVLTALTPMNSLAMTVSDFPTFLWYVPKSSASTLEFTLRDETDQQVIYKTQLAMPSQAGIVSFSLPAGALPPLEVGKMYHWYLAIVCDPEDRSGDTVVDGWIERTKVSRTVANRLKNAPINELPSIYAREGIWHEAIASLAQLRRNNPEDLTLISRWEELLNSVQLGSFAQEPLVEDRQISQE; via the coding sequence ATGATTTTGAAAAACTTACTCCAACCACTCGCTACCGTTTCAGGAGTTTTGGTTCTGGGACTCGTAGTCGGGTCAGGCTTCAACTCGCCGGCACAGGCTAGCTCACAACCAGCTCTAAGGGATCAAAACCTAACCCTTCCTCAAAAAATTAGTGAAGCCTTCCAACCGCCGGATCGGGGAGCGCCGCCAAGCACAGCCGATGGTGGTGCAAGAGGAAGCTGTGGCTTGTACAAACCGGGTGAAAAAGTTCTCACCGCCTTGACGCCAATGAATTCTTTGGCAATGACGGTATCAGACTTCCCGACTTTTTTGTGGTATGTTCCGAAATCTTCAGCCAGCACCTTGGAGTTCACGCTGCGGGATGAAACGGATCAACAGGTGATTTATAAAACTCAATTAGCGATGCCAAGTCAAGCCGGCATCGTCAGCTTTAGCTTGCCGGCAGGTGCCTTACCTCCCTTAGAAGTGGGTAAAATGTATCACTGGTATTTGGCAATCGTTTGTGATCCAGAGGACCGATCTGGGGATACGGTCGTAGACGGCTGGATCGAGCGAACCAAAGTGAGCCGAACTGTGGCAAACCGGCTAAAGAACGCTCCTATTAACGAACTCCCCTCTATCTATGCTAGAGAAGGTATTTGGCATGAAGCTATAGCCAGCTTAGCCCAGCTACGACGGAACAATCCGGAAGATTTAACCCTCATTTCCAGATGGGAAGAACTCTTGAATTCAGTTCAACTTGGCAGCTTCGCTCAAGAACCGCTTGTTGAAGATCGTCAAATAAGTCAGGAGTAA